In the genome of Triplophysa dalaica isolate WHDGS20190420 chromosome 17, ASM1584641v1, whole genome shotgun sequence, the window ATTGAAGCACCTTATTTAAAGAGTATGTTGTATACATTGTACAACTCTATCGCAACTCTCACAGAGGAACTTAACATACTTTCAATATAATATCATCGGGTCAAAGGGAACTGGCAATAATATCATGGGTAGCAATTAGCATTCCTGGGTAAAACAGTTGTCTTTAAGACTTTAGTCTGACtaattaaaaccaaaaaacatgtttgaagcCAGTGGCAACAAACCAAAACttcaatgatgaaatatataagTGGAATAAAAAACCTTGTGAGAAACCAGAATTAACCAGGAGAGTAATTTCTCCTCTGGCTTGTTAACACAACACTGACGGGCTTGTGTAAGCAAACAAAGCTTTAGATAAAACAATTCATAGTAAAAAAATCTTCTAAAAGCTGAAACCATTCCTCTATAACACACAACCGGTGTTGTTCCAACTAGCCTGTAGtacacaaacactttttggCCTAAATGAAGATTTCAGTTTTCAACAATCATTCGTCTTGTGAACATGTTTTAACTGTGCAACCTTTCAGAAAGAAGCTGTGGATGAGTCAGGTTTCATCATCAAGAATGTCTTGTCTCTTCCCATCGTGAACAAGAAAGAAGAAATTGTTGGCATCGCCACTTTCTTCAATCGAAAAGATGGCAAACCCTTTGAAGAACAGGACGAACAAATAACTGAGGTGGGGATCTTCCTTCTGCCTCCGTTCTTCTGCTCCAGACAAACACATTTCACTGTTACCTGTTTCTTCTGTGCTGCAGGCCCTGACGCAGTTCCTCGGCTGGTCGGTTCTCAACTGCGACACATATGACAAACTGAACCGGATGGAGTGGAGGAAAGAAATCTATCAAGAAATGGTCATGTACCAGACCAAAGCCACACTAGATGACGTCCAACTGATTCTGGTGAGGAATGATGTGATCTTCCACTGTGAGAACAGACAGTCTGTTTATTGTGCTAATCGCATGCGTTTCTCCTGttagaacacaaaggaaaagtTCAACCAAAGTCCAGAAGACTGTGATCAGAAGGAAATGTACAAACTCTTGGTAGGATTGTTTGCTACAGGAGTAACGTCAGCTGCTGTTCAGCTTAGATTTATCATGGGAATAAGTGAATGTAATATATATACCTCATATCTGTCATATTTGTAACACACAGAGAGCCACCATTCCTGTGGCCAAAGATGTCGATTTGCTAGAATTTCATTTCAGCGACTTTCCGCTGTCAGAGTTTGACTTGATCAAGTGTGGCATCCGCTGTTTCTTTGAGCTTGGAGTGGTGGAGAAGTTCAAAGTACCACCAGAGGTAAAACTGCCTTTTTCAACTTCTCAACTTATGTTTATTTTGCCCTAATTAAAAAATttagaaatcatttaaaaatcctacaaaaaagaaataaatctgGTTTGCGACAACTAGTTAATAAAAGATTGTTAAAATGTCCATGCATGCATGAACAGATAAGGAAGGTAAAGATTTGCAGATCAATACTTGTGAGTCTTTACTACTGGGATGGAGAAGAGAACGTGTGCTTTAATGTTCAGGTCCTGACTAGATGGATGTACACCGTACGGAAAGGTTACAGAGACATCACCTACCATAACTGGAGACATGGCTTTAACGTGGGCCAGACCATGTTCTGTCTTCTGCAGGTGAGTGGTGTCACGTTTTATATCAAGGTATGTTTCAACGTTGGACAAAcggaaaatgtttttcttttgcgttttgaaaagttttgtgCACAGTTTTGTTGACAATTAtcacaaaaatgactaaaaacgCTGTATTGTGCATGCCGGGCCAGAAGTTGGCCATGtcactttttaaagaaactaatGTTTGTATACTTATGTATGTCTATAAGCTGAATGCATAATATCACGCAAAATCacgtttttttgtaatttacacGCACAGTAGGCGtcttaaaggagaagttcactttcaaaataaatgtttatgataatttactcaccctcatgtcatccaagatgttatgtttttctttcgttatttgaaaagaaatgaaggtttttgatgaaaacattccaggattttccTCCATATAGTGGAGcctcaaagggctttaaaccataccagacgatgaataaaggtcttatctagtaAAATAATCGgcattaaaaacaaaccatttatatgctttataaacagaaatgctCGCTTGCTCTTTTCGGTGATGTgagttcatgacttcacaaaatacataattttgttgaaatggTCACGCTTTACGTAGGCGGAAGTACCGAGTCAGTGTTAACAAGCTGAACCTGCAAGGAAACATCTCGCAACATCCCTCGACCCCGACTCCACACCACAAGCCCGTTTTTACCTCGACACTGGGGGTTATGATCTGGGTCCGGGCACACACCAAGCCTGGGGCCCTCTCCCCGGTCAAGGGGCAGGTGCTCAATGTTCAAGGAGGAACTCCGAGCCCTCGCCcgggacagcacgccaaacacgcatacttatCAGTCCGAATAGGCGAACTCGTGAAATGCTATTGCCGTGTAAATGACGGCCACGCCGCATTTACACTTTCCAGTCTTTGGTGTATAGCAccatataaacaaaaaacacaaatccaaAATATCAGTGAGGAGTATTTTGTAATGTTGAGGATGTTTGCTCACCCAACAGACCGGAAAGCTGAGAAGATATTACTCAGACCTGGACGCCTTTGCAATGGTCGCAGCTGCGTTCTGTCACGACATCGACCACAGAGGCACCAACAATCTCTACCAGACAAAGTAACGCAATATATGTGCATTTCATAACCCATAAATCACATTATTGTTTAAGGCACGCACACAATCCTTCCCTTTGTATAACAGGAGCGGAGCACCTCTGGCCAAGCTTCACGGCTCCTCCATCTTGGAAAGGCACCATCTTGAATACAGCAAGACTCTTATGGCAGAAGAGGTTACTCACATCTTAAAGTGTAGTGCACATTGCTCCAGAGGTTAATGTCGTGACCTATTTAAAATCGTTTACTCTTCATTCTCAAACAGAGCGTCAACATTTTCCAAAGTCTGCAGAAACGGCAATTTGAGAATGTGCAGCACTTACATGACGTCTGTATCATTGCCACTGACCTGGCCTTATATTTCAAGTAAGCCTTTAGGAACTAATTGTCCTCACCTAGTCTTGCTCTTGAACATATTCATGACTAACATTTCTCCCCGTCGCAGGAAAAGAACAATGTTTCAGAAGATCGTCGAAACCACGGAGCCCATGAACGATGAGGAAGCGATTGGCTATGTGGCCAACAACCCCATCAGGAAGGAGATCATCATGTAAGAACAGTGTTTCTACACCACCTCACTTCTTTGAATTGACATCTTGAGACTTGATCTGTGGTGTTTGATCCGTTAGGGCGATGATGATGACCGGATGTGATCTGTCCGCTATCACCAAGCCATGGGAGGTCCAGAGCAAAGTAGGTGCATCTTTAGGTCACGGTTCATCAACAGTCAAGCATTATGTAGGATTAGCCAGCTTTGGGATAGAAAATAACCCACGGTCTTCTGTCTCTTCTTTAAAGGTAGCTCTCATGGTAGCAGCTGAATTCTGGGAGCAGGGAGACTTGGAGAGGACTGTGCTAGATCAACAGCCCATTGTAAGTTCGTGAGTTGACTTCACCTACGCCACAATGTGAAGCTCGAGCTGGGAATGACGTGAATGTTTCTTGTTTCTTCTCAGCCAATGATGGACAGAAACAAAGTGGATGAACTTCCCAAGATGCAGTGCGGTTTTATTGACTTTGTGTGCTCATTTGTGTATAAGGTAAACTTACACTCAAGAAAATGTGGGtttgtttcaacccatggttaGGGACAATATGGACAAACACAACTTTTGGTTTAAACTAACTTAGATATTTTGGGTTTAGACAACTCAACATTTAGGGTTAACAAACCCATATTATTtaaacccaacggttgggtttgtccatatttgtcCCAACTATGTGTTGTAACAACCCAACATTTTACTGCAGGTGGATCGTTCTATCAAAAGCTGGGAATTGATGGATTGGTGGGCTTGTCATAACAGGCGCTACTTGTCTTTTTTACAGGAATTTTCAAGGTTCCACAAAGAGATCACCCCCATGTTTGATGGCTTGAACAACAACAGGGTCCACTGGAAGGAACTGGCTGATATTTACCAGGCTAAAGTTGATGCTGTGGAGAACGAAAAAAAGAGGCTTGAGGAGGAAGAAGCTAAAAAAGGTGCTttggcaaatattttttaactcaTTCTTTCTACGCTGATAAACTTGACGAAGAAAACATAGATGACATGAATTGAAGGtaataaatgttatgaatcaAGCATGTGAAGCCCAAatgaacaaacatgtttttgaacacACCTGTCTCAAGATTGTTTTCAAACGTATAGTTAATGGATATCTTTCTAGAATGCTAGTCTTATGCTTCACGTTATGTTAGCAGCGGCAGCTTTAAAAGTGTGCGAAACAGCTGGTGTTCATAACAGATTTGGCATGAGGTTGCACAATTTTTCTGAGGTCCAACATGATCTATGGACATTCGTTGACAtgctctctttcttctgttgtgtaaagGAACCACGGGTGGAGATACTGGAGAAGGAGGGAAGTCCAAAACCTGCACCATATTTTAAACATCATGTGTCAGGGAAGCAGAGAAGCACACAGACGTCCAGCTGGCCATCATGTAGCTGGAGGTGATGCATGCTCCCAGGATTTTTTAACACCATCTTCCTCCTGCTCCTGTCTTATTTCCCCCGCATGGGCCTCCTCCAAGTGAACACGTAGCTATTCACCAGAAACGGAAGAACTGTACGTTTCTCTTGCTGAGTGGATGACACAGGAATCTTCACCATATTGACTCGTTCCATTGACAGGAGGAAAGCAGACACGTGCAACTGTTATACCTGCCGTACCACAACTCGACACAATCGTAGCAATCTGCTGTAGTTCATGCAGCTTATATGTGACTTTTAAATCCAAGACACTTGATTCTTTGGCTCTCAAGACATTCTGATGTCAACAGGAACATTTAGATGTAGAGTTAACTTTGATGAGCATTCGTTTCATATATTTGACTAGtttgcatttaggcatttatccaaagcgacatacaccGGACTCATGTTCCCTGGGAATTGAACCACGCCAACTGAGCAACAGGAGCACTTTAATAACTCTAGAATCACTAAGTTTAGCTTTAAACTGCATCATTCGTCTGACAAAATCTGTCCCACGTAAACTcctgaaaaacacattcaacCTCAAATCAGTTGCT includes:
- the pde6c gene encoding cone cGMP-specific 3',5'-cyclic phosphodiesterase subunit alpha', translated to MADKDSVEKYLENNPQFAKEYFDKKVRGEVIAAAFAENLDIKDTASFKDVSQIQEANIIFDMVKEMHSQPIMEKAMHKVLQRICMLVNAERCGYFICRARNGIPELATCLFDITPTSKYDANVVNPQSEIVFPTDIGIVGQISINKKAVNIPDVKQNSKFSDFVDKQTGYTTKNMMGAPLMNSKEVLGVVMVLNKVGGTEFSKADEELFNKYITFATVIALQHYTTYMYNVESRRSQVLLWSASKVFEELTDIERQFHKALYTVRTYLQCDRYSVGLLDMTKEKEFYDEWPIKLGDVEPYKGPKTPDGREIIFYKIIDYLLEGKEEIKVIPNPPVDHWALVSGLPTYVAENGMICNMMNVAADDYFTFQKEAVDESGFIIKNVLSLPIVNKKEEIVGIATFFNRKDGKPFEEQDEQITEALTQFLGWSVLNCDTYDKLNRMEWRKEIYQEMVMYQTKATLDDVQLILNTKEKFNQSPEDCDQKEMYKLLRATIPVAKDVDLLEFHFSDFPLSEFDLIKCGIRCFFELGVVEKFKVPPEVLTRWMYTVRKGYRDITYHNWRHGFNVGQTMFCLLQTGKLRRYYSDLDAFAMVAAAFCHDIDHRGTNNLYQTKSGAPLAKLHGSSILERHHLEYSKTLMAEESVNIFQSLQKRQFENVQHLHDVCIIATDLALYFKKRTMFQKIVETTEPMNDEEAIGYVANNPIRKEIIMAMMMTGCDLSAITKPWEVQSKVALMVAAEFWEQGDLERTVLDQQPIPMMDRNKVDELPKMQCGFIDFVCSFVYKEFSRFHKEITPMFDGLNNNRVHWKELADIYQAKVDAVENEKKRLEEEEAKKGTTGGDTGEGGKSKTCTIF